The Desulfobulbaceae bacterium genome includes the window TTTCTGTTAAACGAGGCTGAAATTTCCTTGCCTCTCTTCCTTAACGATCTTGCCGCCGGCCGTCCGAAACGTCTTTACACAACCAAAGAGCGACCTGACATTACCCAAACGCCTGTGCCTCTCTGGAAGCTTATTAATCAGGAAAGCTATGCCACTATGGCCATCCAGTATTCACGAGGGTGTCCGTTCAACTGTGAGTTCTGCGATATCATTATTATGAATGGCAGGATTCCGCGGCTAAAAACACCAGAACAGATGCAAAGAGAGTTTCAGGCCCTCTTTGATGCAGGGTGGCGCAAATCAGTCTTTATTGTTGATGATAATTTTATCGGCAACACCCACGAGGTCAAAAAACTGCTGCCTTCAATAATCGCCTGGCAGCGCCGACATAAATTCCCCTTTGCGCTGCTTACTGAAGTCAGTGCCAACCTGGCACTTGATGAAGAGTTGATGCAACTTATGAGCGCCGCAAATTTCTTTAAGGTGTTTCTGGGTATTGAAACGCCAAACCAGGAAAGCCTGCTGGAGTGCGGCAAAAAACAGAATACTGCCGGCAGTATGGTACAGGTTGTTGATACCATTCACCGACATGGCATGCAGGTCATGGGTGGTTTTATTGTCGGTTTTGATAGTGACCCTGAGAATATATTCGAGCTGCAAGTCCGCTTTATCCAGCAGATCGGAGTGGTCACCGCTATGGTGGGTATACTGACCGCTCTGCCGCAGACCCGTCTCTGGCATCGCTTGAAGGCAGAAGGAAGGCTGCTTAATGATGCCACCGGCGAGAATACCGATGGCTGCCTCAACTTTCTGCCAAAGATGGACAAAGAAACACTGATTGAAGGGTATCAGGAACTTCTGACCACCCTGTACTCTCATAAACACTATTACCAAAGGATTAACACCTTTATAAAAAACTATCGGCCCACTGCCAGAACCAGGCTCAACAGGGATGATCTGTTTGCCTTCATCAGGGCTGGATGGTGGCTTGGTATTGTATCGAAGGCCCGGTTTCGCTATTGGAAATTGATCATTAAGACCTTTTGGGTAAAGCGCAGGGCCTTGCCCATGGCGGTGGAATTGGCCATTCATGGCTTTCATTTTCAAAAAGTACTCGAACGGGTTCGTAAGGCGTAAATCTCGGCAGAACGTAAGCTACAGATTGATCAAGAAGAGGCAATTAGCATAAATATCACATTTCGGTCGGTTGTCCTGTTGAAGCCAGGACGTTATTCCACAAGCGGCTGGCAGGGTCTATGTTTCTGCGTTGCGATACTGCCAGGGAAATAGGCATGTGGATAAATTGATTTTTCCAATAGCCAACGAGCATGTTCGTATAACTGGCCATACCGGCGTGTGCCGCTGCGGATCAGGCGCAAATGGGCAATGTTATTCTCGACCACAAAAATACGTTCCATCTGGCCAAAGACGGAGAGTGCCGTCTCCGGCACCGTTAGAGTCGTAACCTCCCGTCCGGGAATGACAACCCTGACAAATTGACCTGGTCGCAGCGTGTCGGCCGCTACGAGATCGAGCTTGACCACGGAGGTCCGGGAGATGGCGTCGCCGGTCGGCGCAATCTCCGCTACCGTGCCGGTAATCTTGGCCGAGATGACCGCCCGCTGCACAGCCTCAACTGTCCCCACCACTTCATCCCGGCTCATGGTCAGCGACTATTTGGCAATAATCACCTGGACTGCAACTGTGGGGTCGGGCGATGACTGTGGCTTCGTCTCATGCCTGGCTTCCTGTTCGCAACCGCCAAACATCAACAGACAACCGCACAGAGTTGTCGGTAGGAGTCGATTGCTGAAAAAAAGTAGTCCTTTATGATTCATCGTTTTACCTGTTCGAATTTTTCTCTTGTTTTTTTAAAGCTGTTTACAGGGGGAGTTGATACCCTGTTTGCAATTTGGATAATTTTCTGAGCGATATCTTCAGGTGAAAGAATAAAATCTATACATCCACTGGCGATGGCGCTCTCCGGCATATCAGGCTGCTTGGCGGTGGAGGGCTTCTGAGCGATGGTGATGCCCCCCACTTCTTTTATGCCGCACAGCGCGTCGGCTCCGTCACCATCATATCCGGAGACAATGACTGCGATAAGTTTGCCGTCCCAGTTCCGGGTCAGGGAGCGCATGAAAACTGTAATGACGTCGGGCCAGCCATGGGGTTTTGAGATCGGCTTGAGGCGAAACTCGCCATCAAGAACGTGGAGATCACGCTGTGACGGGATGATGAACAGATGGTTGGGCTTGATTAGTAAATTTTCGGTGATCAGTTCAACCGGCATCTCTGTGAAGCGCGGCAGAATTTCATGGAGTTGGGTAGCCACGGTTCTCAGGTGATTAACAATAACAATTGCCACACCCATGTCATTTGGCAGATGTTTCAGCAGTCGGGTATATGCTTCAAGGCCCCCGGCTGAACCGCCAACGCAGACAACAGGAAACTCTTTTGTATTACTTTGGGCCTCCATCGGCGATCACACTCCTTTTAGAATTTTTCAAATCGGCACCGAGTTACCTGCGATCATCTTTTCCCCCCCACCCTGACCCTCCCCCGCTGGGGGAGGGAGTTATTTTGCTGAGTCGGTCTTTTCACTGCTGGGGGGACTGAAGTTCAGTCCTCGCAGACCCTCGTACCTGTACAAGCCCCCCTCCCCCGCTGGGGGAGGGAGTTATTTTGCTGAGCCGCCAGCGCAGACGACAGGAAACTCTTCGCTCACTCTTCATCGGCGGTCATTCCATTCTTTGGCAATTCGGACGACCAGCAGAAGCACCACCAGTACCCCGATCACTGGCCAAAGCCACATCCATACTCCAGACCCTCCGGCCATCCAGCCACTCCCCCATCCGTCCATATGATTCATTAGTAAGCTCCTTTTGCCTGATTACCACCTGCTGAGGTTGCATTCTTTATCCAGCCGGTGGCAATCTGCGTGGCAACTCCGAGCAAGGCCATCTTGATTACGCCCGGAGCGGCAGATCTTGCATGCAGGCCAGCGAGTGAATTGTGAACTTCCTCGGCCAGGGAATCGATTGTTTGCTCCACAGGGGTGGGGAACTTTCCCGAGGCCAGGGCGCCAAGGCCGACGGCAATCCCCAGCGCCCAGTATGGAGATCTCTTCACATGTTGGTGCCAATCCAGTTGATTGGTTATATGCTCGCCGATTTGCGCAACAGTCTTGGAAATATTCTCTTTTTCTTTAGCTATATCCTGACGTATATCGGTGCTGCTACGTTCGATATCAGCCTCCTGTGTGTTACCGAGATGCCCTCTTGCAGCCATTTCTGGTTCTCCTGGTCAGTAGTAGATGAGGTGGTTATGAAGTTACAGGGTTTATCTTTTCAGTTGCCTATAGCCGAAGAAGACAATGACGGTAGCGGTTAAGGCAAGTGCCGTTCCTGTAGTAAGTGTCGCCATAACGAGAGTCATATAGGAGGTGAGCCCGATAATCAGTGCAGCACACAAAGACAGAAATGCGGCAAAGGCGATGGCCGCGCCAGCTGCGATGGTCATGACTCCACAGCGAATAGTTCTGATTTTTTCGCGAATCTCCTGGATCACGAGTTTTATTTCGTCGCGAGCCAGTGCCGATACATTGTCGACAAGCTGTCCCACAAACTCAGCGATTGATTGGCGAGATGTTGAAGTATCCTTGTTGGTATTTTTATCGTTCATTGCTAATAATCACCACCTTACCTGCGTCGAAAAACAGCCCCGATAATCAGGCCGATGCCCCCTGCTATCAAGAGGCAGTGTCCCGGGTTCTGTCTTACGTATTCCCGGACACTTGCATCTGCCTTTTTATAGTCGAATTCCCTTGCGTACCTGGAGGATTGGTCTAACCACTCGGAGGCCTGCTTTTCATAGTGAGCTGTCCGTGATTGTGAGTCCTGGTCTGAGGCTTTTTCGTCAAGGTTTACTGCAATATCATGCAACTTATCAGCAAGACTATTTTTGATATTCTCGAAGCCGGTTGGTTTCCCCGGGCCTTGGAACTCTGCGGCAGTATCGGCAGTCGCATCAATGTTTCCTTTTTCTGATTCCATAGTTTACCTCATAACGGTTAGTTTTTTACACGAGAATCGGACCATATCCGTTCCCAGCGGCGCATCATTGCCACAGATTTTTCTAGACGGCATCTGCAACATTAATCAATGAACGTAACAGCCTGTTTTTTATTTCAGCCGTAAGGCCCTTTGAGAATGATCTCAAATCATATAGGGAGTAGAGCAAGCGTCATGCCAATACCGATAGTTGGCAGAAACACGGTGGGAAAGGCAGTATTTGCGAGAGATCGGAGAGTAAAAAGGTGAGGCGCTCAGGGCGAGTATGGCCCTCAATATGTGGTGGCCCCTCAAGATATTGGGGGCTTCTGTCAAGCCCCGCCCTCGACGGGTTGGGGTTGGGGTTGGGGTTGGGTGAAGGTGCAACTTGGCAGGCTGCAGCCAACTTCCCCCCCACCCTGACCCTCCTTCCACTGGGGAGGGAGTTGTTTTGCGGAGCCAGCCTTTCCACTGGGGAGGGAGTTGTTTTGCGGAGCCAGCCTTTCCGCTGGGGGAGGGAGTTGTTTTGATGTTGGACGGGGATTAATTGGGGCAAACAGTACCACCGCAATTTTTTGACCGGACAACACCGTCTATTTGGTAGCGTTCAATGACTTATTTCGTTTTTCCAATTTTGCATTCACTTTATTGAGCGCTTCCTGGGTGTTTTTGAGCTCGGTGATATTTTCGAAGGTGATAACCACACCGTCGATTACATTGTTCATTGTGCGATAGGGACGGGTCCGCATGCGAAAACAGTCGCCGTTCTCACTGCGAACTTCTTGTTCCTTCATACCGAGATCCTGAAGGATACTGCTGGCGTCCGCCGCCAGATCCGTATCAATTAAAGCGGTGGCAAAATGTTTGATGGGGCGGCCATAATCAATGCTGGTCAAGGGAATAATCTCCACAGCTTTCGGGGTGAACCTTCTGACGCAGAGATCGAGATCAAGAAAAATGGTGGCAAGCTGAGTGCGGTCAAGCAGGTTTTTCATGTCATCGTTGGCTTTCGAGAGTTCATCGATATGGCTCTGTAATTCGGCGTTAACCGTTGTGGCCTCCTCATTCAAGGATTGGAGTTCCTCCTTTGAGGTTTCTAGTTCCTCATTGGTGGACTGCAGCTCCTCATTAGTGGATTGCAGCTCCTCGTTGGTAGATTTCAGCTCTTCATTTGAGGTTTCAAGCTCTTCGATAGTTGTTTGCAGGTTCTCCCTGGTATAGCGCAGCTCCTGTTCGATCATTTCGACAGCGCTGTTTTTTGCCTGCGGTTTGGGCGCCTTTCGGTTACGTTTCTTCGTGGCGGCATTAGAATCAACCTCATTAAAGATAACCATAGTCAGGCCGTGCAGAGCGCTATGTTCCAGAATCGGCTTGACGGTCAGATCAAGGTTGATAAGACCGATATCATGCTCTATGGCAATGTCTTTTCTGACACATTCCTGCATGTTGGCCGCTGATTCACGGATTGCCGAGGCCAGCCCTGGTTTTAATCCGGGACGTGACATGTCGAGAATATTGATGCTTACTTTGCCGCTGGCCGGCTCCAGATATCTGCCGATATGGCCATGGAGATAAATAATATCGCAGGCCTCGTCGATAATAACGCAGGGCGGGGCCTTGACTTGTTTGAGAATCGTTTCGACTAGTTGGAAAGCACTCATCTCTTCCGCTTTTCGGACGGCATCGGGCTGTTGCAGGTGCGGTCGGGGCTTTGTCAAAGGCATCGGCGGCATCTCCAGCACCCGGCGGGCAACAAACGAAACCGGTCGGCGGCTGTACAGCTTCCATTTTTTGTCGAGCACGGTAAAAAAATCATGAGACTGGCCAATGGATTCCGAAGAGCCCAGAAAAAGAATGCCGGCCGGCTTTAAACAGTACTGAAAAATCGGCATGAGTCGTTTCTGTAATTCCGGGCCGAAGTAAATAAGCATATTCCGGCAGCTAAGCAGATCCAGCTTGGTAAAGGGTGGGTCTTTGATGATACTCTGCTCGGCAAAGACCAGCATCTCACGGATCGATTTTTTAATGCGGTAGTGAGCATCCTCTTTGATAAACCAGCGTTGCAGGCGGGTTTCTCCGACATCAGCGGCAATGCTGGCCGGGAATATACCGGCCCGCGCTGAGCTGACGGCTTCAGCGTCAATGTCGGTGCCGAAAATCTGGATGTTGATCCGTCGATTGAGCCGCTCCAGTACCTCCTGCAACAAGATGGCGAGGGAATAGGCCTCTTCGCCGCTGCTACAGCCGGCGACCCAGACGCGCATAACATAATTATTTGGTTTGTCTTTCAGCAGATCGGGCAGAAATTTTTCACCGAGCGCCTCAAAGGCACTGGTGTCTCGGAAGAAACTGGTTACCCCGATCAGCAGTTCCTTGAAGAGGGTGTCGGTTTCAACCTCGCTTTTCTGTAGAAAGAGTACGTATTCATTGACCTTATCGATCTGGTGAACATGCATTCTTCTTTCGATGCGGCGCAGGAGGGTGTTTTTTTTGTAGAGGGAAAAGTCATGCCCGGTGCGGCTGCGCAGAATGATACAGATCTGCTGCAGGTGATTTGGCATGTTGTCCTCATCATTGATAATCATTGGTGTTGACGAGCGAACCGCGTGTCGCAGAAATTTGAGCAGTTGCCTGGGCATTTCGGAGGGCGGCAACACATAGTCGGCAATACCGGTGGCAATAGCGCTTCGGGGCATACCATCGTATTTAGCGGATGTTTCATCCTGCACCATGACCATGCCGGACTCGGCTTTAATCGCCTTTGCCCCTAAGGTGCCATCCCTTCCAGTGCCGGAAAGAATGATGCATACCGCATTTGTCCCCTGATCCAGGGCCAACGAGGTGAAAAACCTGTCAATGGGCAGATGGGCGCCTCGGGGATGATCCGGTTCCATAAGCTGCAGGGTGCCGTTCAGGATGGAAAGGTCTCGATTCGGTGGGACAACGTAGACGCTGTCCGGCTGCACGGAGATCCCGTCCGTGATCTGGACGACCTTCATTGTGGTCTGTTTCTGGATCAGTTCGGGCATGATGCTGACATGGGTTGGTGCCAGATGCGGGACGAGTACAAATGCGCAGCCTGTCTCACTGGGCATCGCCGAAAAAAAGGCCTCGGCGGCCTCCAGGCCGCCTGCTGACGAGCCAATTCCGACAATGGGCAGCGATTGTCGTAGCGGTGAGGCAGATTTCAGGTTTGTCGGCACGGAGGCGGCGCTGGTTTTGACTTTCTTGCTGAGGGCCTCTTTTTTGCTGGTAATCGACTTGGCTGTGACAATCTTCTTTTTGTCTTCTTTTTTTACAGGCACTGTTNNNNNNNNNNNNNNNNNNNNNCGGAAAATAGGTTGGATAGGTAAAGGATTATTTATTACAAATTCTGTCGCTCAGCCAACAATACTCCCCAGTGTTTTTTCAAGCTCTTCGAGCTGATACGGTTTATGGAGTGCCTTAAGAAACCCATAACTCTTAAAGTTCGACATCACCGGATCATTGGCATAGCCGCTGGCAACGATAGCCCTGACCTGCGGGTCGATCTCTTTTAACTGTTTAATCGTTTCCATACCTCCCATGCCACCCTTAATGGTCAGATCGAGGATAACCGCGCCAAACGGCAGGCCAAGTTCCTCCGCCTTCTTATAGAGTTGAATGGCTTCATCACCGTCGCATGCCACTTCAACCTGATACCCGGATCGTTCAAGCATATGCCGAGTCAGCTCTCGCAGCATCTTCTCATCATCCATCACCAGAATTTTTTTGTTACTCGGAAGGGCCTGTCGAGATAAAATCTCTTCTAAAACGACCGGCTCTTCGCTCACAGGCAGATAGATCGTAACAGTTGTTCCTTGGTCCTGCTGAGAGGCAATATTAATGGCTCCGCCATGCTTTCTGAGTATAGAGTAGGCAATTGTAAGCCCCATGCCCAGCCCTTTTATCGATCCCATCGGCTTTGATGAGAAATATGGATCAAATACCTGGGGAAGGGTATGCTCTGGTATGCCGGGGCCTTGGTCCTGAATTGAGATTTTAACATACCTGACCGCTAGATCCTTTTCAAGCTTTGGTTTTTGCCCGGGGATGGAGTCAGCATTTTCAGTGACAATGCGAATCATCCCTCCCTGTGGCATCGCCTCCATGGCATTGTTGATCACATTGCTAATGGCCAGGGCCATCTGGCTTGCGTCGATCGTAACCGTAGACCACAGGTCTTCCTGGAAAATACACTCAAAACCGATATTTGATCCACCAAGGGCAAGACTTACTGTGTCGGTAAGAAACTCTTCCACGGAGATGGGCATCTGGGTCGGTTCGCCACCCGCAGAAAAAGTGAGGAATTTCTTTGTCAATTCGGCGGCTCTCAGGGCGGCCTGCTGGGCATTATGCAATTTTGTCTCATTTGGACGGCCAAGAGCACTGTCTTGCTGGGCCATCTCAATGTTGCCCATGATTATAGCCAGCAGATTATTGAAGTCATGGGCAATGCCGCCGGCGAGCGTGGCTGTTGCTTCAAGTTTTTTAACCTTTATAAGTTCGTCTTCCTGGCGCTTGGCGTCGGTGATGTCATGTAAGGCTATCCTGATGCTGCCCACGCTCTTGTTCGTTTCCGGCCATGGAACACAGGACAGTTTGCCCCAGAACCAACCGTTATCTCTTCTCAACATGCGCAGATTAAATGAGTGCCTGCTTGGTGAGGCCATAAAGTCCCTGAAGTTTGAATAGAAAACGTCTTGATCTTCCTGCAGAATAAAGTTGGAAAAAAGCTGCCCGAATAGCGACTTTCTCTCTTCGTTGAGCAACTTGGCCAAGGTCAAGTTGGCCTCCATAATAATGTTTTTGTCACTCACCGTGAGATAGCCGATGGGGGCAAAGTCATAAAGGTCAACAAACTGGTCGCGGCTCTGGACAAGTTCTTCCTGGACCGTGCGCAGCTCCTCATTTTGAAGTTCAAGTTCGATTTGATAGGTGTGCAGCTCGTGAAGTACCTTACGCAGGTCTTCATTGAGGGTATCGGCCAAGACCACATTTTTGTGACCAAGCTTTTCTTCCGCCCGTCGGCGTAGCGCATTCTGTTTTTTCTTGTCCATACAATCATCACTCATCCTAAGGGTTGAAAAGAGGCGTTCATCTGACAGGCAGCAGGTGTAAAACCCCTGTCTACCGCAAAAGCCATGCCAGCAAATATGAATGGTACAAAATAGTGGTGAATGGTTCTTGGTCGTGGCTTACGAGCAGCAGTGTCTTAGAAGTGTGTTTCAGGCCTGATGCAAGCCCCCTCCCGGGACGGGAGGGGTTGGGGGTGGGTGAAGTGTCAAACTGCCGAGTAGTAACTGCCTTCCCCCCCCCACCCTAACCCTCCCCCGCGAGGAACTATGGAATATCGTGATCGTTCAGTATCCCCTGAACAACCCTTCCCCGTGAGGGGAGAGGAGACTAATTAATAATTTAAAAATAAATTATTAATTAGAAGTTGAAGGGGGGCTGGAGCGAGCGTTTTGCCACAGTATATGGTAGAGGCCTCAAAATATTGAGGCTATGGCGGACTGCCTTCGGAGCACCAATGAACCGGTTGAAGTTTGAGCATAGGTGAACATGATAAATATAAAAACTCCTAAATCCCTTTAAATATAAAAAATCCCCCTGAGTCCCCCTTTGACAGGGGGATTTAGGGGGATTTTTATATTTTATATTTTATATTTATGATTTTGGTATTTAAGAACTTATGGATTTAATAGTTCGAGAAGTATAGCCGTTCGTTAAGATGTTTAAGGATTTCGGGCGGACTTATGCCGGCGTTGGGGCGTCTGAGGGACGGACTATGCCAAGCTTATGCATCCTTGCCCGCAAGGTGCTCGGGTGAAGCCCCAGAATAATAGCAGCACCGTTTTCGCCCTCGATGCGCCAGTTAGTTTCTGTTAGGGTCTGCATGAGGTGGTTGCGCTCCACATCTTTTAATGTGCCTCCCGCAAGCAAAATGGGGGTTGATGTGGTAATCAGTTTGTCGGCAAGCTGGAATCCGGGGCCGGAACAGAGGATAACCGAGCGCTCGATGATGCTTTCCAGTTCCCTGACGTTGCCGGGCCACGGGTACTCGACTAAGGCCTTCATTGTCGTCTTTGGAATCGAGGTGATCTGTCTGCCCATTTTTTTTGCATAGCGCTCCACAAAGGTCTCAACCAGGAGCGGAATATCTTCTGAACGCTGCCGTAAGGGCGGAACAGTGATGGGGAAAACGTTCAAGCGATAGTAAAGATCCTTCCGAAATCTGCCAGACAAAATTTCTTCCTCAAGATTTCGATTGGTTGTGGCCACAACCCGGACATCAACTTTGATGGTCTTGGATGAGCCCAAACGCTCAAAGGAACCATGCTGGATGACCCGCAGGAGCTTGGCCTGCATCTCCAGGGGCAGTTCCCCTATTTCATCCAGGCAGAGCGTGGAACCGTCGGCGATCTCGTATCGA containing:
- a CDS encoding B12-binding domain-containing radical SAM protein, coding for MNILLIYPQYPDTFWSFKHSLKFISKKAAFPPLGLLTVAAMLPEEWLKKLVDLNVEPLSENHLAWADMVFLSAMIVQKESAREVVQRCNVAGKKVVAGGPVFTTQHEQFEGVDHFLLNEAEISLPLFLNDLAAGRPKRLYTTKERPDITQTPVPLWKLINQESYATMAIQYSRGCPFNCEFCDIIIMNGRIPRLKTPEQMQREFQALFDAGWRKSVFIVDDNFIGNTHEVKKLLPSIIAWQRRHKFPFALLTEVSANLALDEELMQLMSAANFFKVFLGIETPNQESLLECGKKQNTAGSMVQVVDTIHRHGMQVMGGFIVGFDSDPENIFELQVRFIQQIGVVTAMVGILTALPQTRLWHRLKAEGRLLNDATGENTDGCLNFLPKMDKETLIEGYQELLTTLYSHKHYYQRINTFIKNYRPTARTRLNRDDLFAFIRAGWWLGIVSKARFRYWKLIIKTFWVKRRALPMAVELAIHGFHFQKVLERVRKA
- a CDS encoding chemotaxis protein CheB; this translates as MEAQSNTKEFPVVCVGGSAGGLEAYTRLLKHLPNDMGVAIVIVNHLRTVATQLHEILPRFTEMPVELITENLLIKPNHLFIIPSQRDLHVLDGEFRLKPISKPHGWPDVITVFMRSLTRNWDGKLIAVIVSGYDGDGADALCGIKEVGGITIAQKPSTAKQPDMPESAIASGCIDFILSPEDIAQKIIQIANRVSTPPVNSFKKTREKFEQVKR
- a CDS encoding phage holin family protein; its protein translation is MNDKNTNKDTSTSRQSIAEFVGQLVDNVSALARDEIKLVIQEIREKIRTIRCGVMTIAAGAAIAFAAFLSLCAALIIGLTSYMTLVMATLTTGTALALTATVIVFFGYRQLKR
- a CDS encoding PAS domain-containing protein; amino-acid sequence: TVPVKKEDKKKIVTAKSITSKKEALSKKVKTSAASVPTNLKSASPLRQSLPIVGIGSSAGGLEAAEAFFSAMPSETGCAFVLVPHLAPTHVSIMPELIQKQTTMKVVQITDGISVQPDSVYVVPPNRDLSILNGTLQLMEPDHPRGAHLPIDRFFTSLALDQGTNAVCIILSGTGRDGTLGAKAIKAESGMVMVQDETSAKYDGMPRSAIATGIADYVLPPSEMPRQLLKFLRHAVRSSTPMIINDEDNMPNHLQQICIILRSRTGHDFSLYKKNTLLRRIERRMHVHQIDKVNEYVLFLQKSEVETDTLFKELLIGVTSFFRDTSAFEALGEKFLPDLLKDKPNNYVMRVWVAGCSSGEEAYSLAILLQEVLERLNRRINIQIFGTDIDAEAVSSARAGIFPASIAADVGETRLQRWFIKEDAHYRIKKSIREMLVFAEQSIIKDPPFTKLDLLSCRNMLIYFGPELQKRLMPIFQYCLKPAGILFLGSSESIGQSHDFFTVLDKKWKLYSRRPVSFVARRVLEMPPMPLTKPRPHLQQPDAVRKAEEMSAFQLVETILKQVKAPPCVIIDEACDIIYLHGHIGRYLEPASGKVSINILDMSRPGLKPGLASAIRESAANMQECVRKDIAIEHDIGLINLDLTVKPILEHSALHGLTMVIFNEVDSNAATKKRNRKAPKPQAKNSAVEMIEQELRYTRENLQTTIEELETSNEELKSTNEELQSTNEELQSTNEELETSKEELQSLNEEATTVNAELQSHIDELSKANDDMKNLLDRTQLATIFLDLDLCVRRFTPKAVEIIPLTSIDYGRPIKHFATALIDTDLAADASSILQDLGMKEQEVRSENGDCFRMRTRPYRTMNNVIDGVVITFENITELKNTQEALNKVNAKLEKRNKSLNATK
- a CDS encoding response regulator gives rise to the protein MDKKKQNALRRRAEEKLGHKNVVLADTLNEDLRKVLHELHTYQIELELQNEELRTVQEELVQSRDQFVDLYDFAPIGYLTVSDKNIIMEANLTLAKLLNEERKSLFGQLFSNFILQEDQDVFYSNFRDFMASPSRHSFNLRMLRRDNGWFWGKLSCVPWPETNKSVGSIRIALHDITDAKRQEDELIKVKKLEATATLAGGIAHDFNNLLAIIMGNIEMAQQDSALGRPNETKLHNAQQAALRAAELTKKFLTFSAGGEPTQMPISVEEFLTDTVSLALGGSNIGFECIFQEDLWSTVTIDASQMALAISNVINNAMEAMPQGGMIRIVTENADSIPGQKPKLEKDLAVRYVKISIQDQGPGIPEHTLPQVFDPYFSSKPMGSIKGLGMGLTIAYSILRKHGGAINIASQQDQGTTVTIYLPVSEEPVVLEEILSRQALPSNKKILVMDDEKMLRELTRHMLERSGYQVEVACDGDEAIQLYKKAEELGLPFGAVILDLTIKGGMGGMETIKQLKEIDPQVRAIVASGYANDPVMSNFKSYGFLKALHKPYQLEELEKTLGSIVG